The Chromatiales bacterium 21-64-14 genome includes a region encoding these proteins:
- a CDS encoding thiol:disulfide interchange protein DsbG, producing MSGSRTLVLLPAICLALTALLWGQSAPAASTLKQAQERVGQISHGHATVHQVFKGPAGLTGVVLEIQGRKTVAWLTADGQHLLLGNLFGPNGTNETRAAMEQVGLIPKPLPVPELTERSARADGFTVGKKGPLLTAYIDPNCIYCHKFYEQIMPLVKKGRIRVRFIPVAFLKPSSPGKAAALLHAKDPAAALATNEDSFDTTHEEGGLSPLAHPPAALLARIKSNTELLGKSGQLATPTLIYCNRKGTPVLLQGLPDGAIETMMKSIVDVRNGRCAAAAG from the coding sequence ATGTCCGGCTCACGCACTCTGGTCCTCCTGCCCGCCATCTGCCTCGCGCTGACGGCCTTGCTGTGGGGACAATCGGCCCCGGCGGCCTCGACCTTGAAACAGGCCCAGGAACGAGTGGGCCAGATCAGCCATGGCCATGCCACAGTACACCAGGTATTCAAGGGACCCGCGGGACTCACCGGCGTGGTATTGGAAATACAGGGGCGCAAGACCGTGGCTTGGCTGACGGCGGATGGCCAGCACCTGCTGCTGGGCAACCTGTTTGGACCGAACGGCACCAACGAGACCCGCGCCGCAATGGAACAAGTGGGCCTGATTCCCAAACCTCTGCCGGTGCCGGAACTGACGGAACGTAGCGCACGGGCGGATGGGTTCACCGTGGGCAAGAAAGGCCCACTGCTCACCGCCTATATCGACCCGAACTGCATCTACTGCCACAAGTTCTATGAACAGATCATGCCCCTGGTGAAGAAAGGTCGCATCCGGGTGCGGTTCATCCCGGTGGCATTTCTGAAACCCAGCAGCCCCGGCAAGGCCGCCGCGCTCCTGCACGCCAAGGATCCGGCAGCGGCCCTGGCCACGAATGAGGATAGTTTCGATACCACCCACGAAGAGGGGGGGCTCAGCCCCTTGGCCCATCCACCCGCGGCGCTGCTGGCAAGGATCAAATCCAACACGGAACTGTTGGGCAAAAGCGGTCAGCTCGCTACCCCGACACTGATCTACTGCAACCGGAAGGGTACGCCGGTGCTGCTCCAGGGGCTTCCGGACGGGGCCATCGAAACGATGATGAAGTCCATCGTGGACGTCAGGAACGGGCGCTGCGCCGCGGCGGCGGGCTGA
- a CDS encoding hemolysin D, protein MVKPTARILVVMVLLLLIAVGAGAAWWRGDVHHGTGDPELVLYGNVDIRQVELAFNGNERIAAMEVQEGDRVKKGELLARMDTRRLKSAADQARARVAAQRQVVARLLAGSRPEEVSKARADVAAAQAEAYNAVRNAQRQQALVRKKLISSAQADDAAAAADAARARLDAARQTLKLVLAGPRREDIAAAQATLQADQAALALAQVALADADLYAPADGVVQDRILEPGDMASPARPAFTLALTDPMWVRAYVAEPDLGKIRLGMRAEITTDSYPAKRYPGWIGFISPTAEFTPKSVETPQVRTRLVYQVRVYVCNPQGELRLGMPTTVHIPLRQTGTPQPDTARRCAGR, encoded by the coding sequence ATGGTGAAACCGACTGCCCGGATATTGGTGGTGATGGTGCTGCTGCTCCTCATCGCCGTCGGTGCGGGCGCCGCGTGGTGGCGCGGCGATGTTCACCACGGTACCGGCGATCCGGAGCTCGTCCTGTACGGGAACGTGGATATCCGTCAGGTGGAGCTGGCGTTCAACGGCAATGAGCGCATCGCCGCCATGGAAGTACAGGAAGGGGACCGGGTAAAGAAGGGGGAATTGCTGGCGCGCATGGATACCCGGAGATTGAAGAGCGCGGCGGATCAGGCCCGGGCGCGGGTCGCCGCCCAGCGCCAAGTGGTGGCACGCCTGCTGGCGGGCAGCCGGCCCGAGGAGGTCAGCAAGGCCCGCGCCGACGTGGCCGCCGCGCAAGCGGAGGCCTATAATGCGGTACGCAACGCCCAGCGCCAGCAGGCGTTGGTGCGCAAAAAACTCATTTCTTCGGCCCAGGCCGATGACGCCGCGGCCGCGGCGGACGCGGCCCGCGCGCGCCTTGATGCCGCCCGGCAGACCTTGAAATTGGTGTTGGCGGGACCGCGGCGGGAGGATATCGCGGCCGCGCAGGCCACCTTGCAGGCCGACCAGGCCGCCCTCGCCCTGGCACAAGTCGCACTCGCCGACGCCGACCTTTATGCCCCCGCCGATGGCGTAGTGCAGGACCGCATCCTGGAACCGGGCGACATGGCCTCCCCAGCCCGACCCGCCTTCACCCTGGCCCTCACCGATCCAATGTGGGTACGGGCCTACGTAGCGGAGCCGGATCTGGGCAAGATCCGTCTCGGCATGCGCGCGGAAATCACCACCGACAGCTACCCGGCAAAACGCTACCCGGGCTGGATCGGTTTCATCTCTCCCACTGCGGAATTCACACCGAAGTCGGTGGAAACCCCCCAGGTGCGCACCCGCCTCGTCTATCAGGTGCGGGTGTACGTCTGCAATCCCCAGGGGGAACTGCGCCTCGGGATGCCCACCACCGTGCACATCCCACTGCGTCAGACCGGCACCCCGCAACCCGATACCGCCCGACGCTGCGCCGGGCGATGA
- a CDS encoding ABC transporter ATP-binding protein — protein MNAGTPATVVPVHSGDVAVELTAVDKAFQSGGRRVQALHGATLQVRHAMVTGLIGPDGAGKTTLMRLAAGLLVADAGGIRVLGLDAARDSLAIQGSIGYMPQRFGLYEDLTVQENLDLYARLQGVPAVERGARYRELMAMTGLGPFTGRLAGRLSGGMKQKLGLACTLVRPPRLLLLDEPTVGVDPISRRELWSIVYRLVRQEGMSVLLSTAYLDEAERCNEVVLLHEGKVLGHGPPEQFKAPLHGHTYAVRATQAMKKRALQERLANAAGVLDAVIQGDHVRLVMDSAVPPDPEALLPGIAGVSLEAVEPRFEDSFIATLRTGYGRRDGGYGTVSAPNGAAIALDHGAPVIRVHELARRFGEFYAVRNISFEVNRGEVFGLLGANGAGKSTTFRMLCGLLPPSSGELRVAGADLRTAGAAARRRIGYMSQKFSLYGNLSVAENLQFFASAYGLSGQRHRERIRRALVEFSLEESRDVTSADLSLGFKQRLALACALMHEPQILFLDEPTSGVDPLARRGFWQRINHVAEQGVTVLVTTHFMEEAEYCDRLAIMAAGEILALGTPAQIREQARGTQRPDLSMEDAFIALIEAHAGPREDP, from the coding sequence ATGAACGCCGGGACTCCGGCCACGGTGGTGCCCGTCCACAGCGGGGATGTGGCCGTGGAACTCACCGCGGTGGACAAGGCCTTCCAATCCGGCGGACGCCGGGTGCAGGCCCTGCACGGAGCCACACTGCAGGTGCGCCACGCAATGGTCACCGGCCTGATCGGACCGGACGGCGCCGGCAAGACCACTCTCATGCGTCTGGCGGCCGGGTTGCTGGTGGCGGATGCCGGCGGCATCCGGGTCCTGGGCCTGGACGCTGCGCGCGACTCCCTCGCAATACAGGGCTCCATCGGCTATATGCCCCAACGTTTCGGGCTGTACGAAGACCTCACGGTACAGGAGAACCTGGATCTCTATGCCCGGCTCCAGGGAGTCCCGGCGGTCGAACGCGGGGCGCGCTACCGGGAGCTGATGGCCATGACCGGGCTGGGCCCGTTCACCGGCCGTCTCGCTGGACGCCTGTCCGGCGGGATGAAACAGAAGCTGGGGCTTGCCTGCACCTTGGTACGACCCCCCCGGTTGCTGCTGTTGGACGAGCCGACGGTGGGCGTGGATCCTATCTCGCGGCGCGAGTTGTGGTCCATTGTCTACCGGCTGGTCCGGCAAGAGGGCATGAGCGTGCTGCTCAGTACCGCCTACCTGGATGAGGCGGAACGCTGCAACGAGGTGGTGCTGCTGCACGAAGGCAAGGTCCTGGGACACGGACCACCGGAACAGTTCAAGGCCCCCCTGCATGGGCACACCTACGCGGTCCGTGCCACGCAAGCGATGAAAAAGCGTGCCCTGCAGGAACGGCTCGCCAACGCGGCCGGTGTCCTGGACGCGGTGATCCAGGGCGACCACGTGCGTCTGGTAATGGACAGCGCGGTCCCTCCGGATCCAGAGGCGCTGCTGCCCGGTATCGCCGGCGTGTCCCTGGAGGCCGTCGAGCCGCGCTTCGAGGATAGCTTCATCGCCACCCTGCGCACCGGGTACGGGCGTCGGGATGGGGGATACGGCACGGTGTCCGCGCCAAACGGTGCGGCGATCGCGCTGGACCATGGCGCCCCGGTGATCCGGGTACACGAACTGGCGCGGCGCTTCGGGGAATTCTACGCCGTACGCAACATCAGCTTCGAGGTCAACCGGGGTGAGGTATTCGGGCTACTGGGCGCGAACGGCGCGGGCAAGTCCACCACCTTCCGCATGTTGTGCGGGCTGCTGCCTCCCAGTAGCGGCGAACTGCGGGTCGCGGGCGCGGACCTGCGCACCGCCGGCGCCGCGGCCCGCAGACGCATCGGCTATATGTCCCAGAAGTTCTCCCTCTATGGAAATCTGAGCGTGGCGGAAAACCTCCAATTCTTCGCCAGCGCCTATGGACTCTCCGGGCAGCGCCACCGGGAGCGCATCCGCCGGGCCCTGGTGGAGTTCTCGCTCGAGGAGAGCCGGGACGTGACCAGCGCGGACCTGTCCCTGGGTTTCAAACAACGCCTCGCCCTCGCTTGCGCCCTGATGCACGAGCCGCAGATTCTGTTCCTGGACGAGCCCACCTCGGGGGTCGACCCCCTGGCACGACGCGGATTCTGGCAACGCATCAACCACGTCGCGGAACAGGGGGTCACGGTACTGGTGACCACGCACTTTATGGAAGAAGCCGAGTACTGCGACCGGCTCGCCATCATGGCGGCCGGCGAGATCCTGGCCCTGGGCACGCCAGCGCAGATCAGGGAACAGGCCCGGGGCACGCAGCGCCCGGACCTCTCCATGGAGGACGCCTTCATCGCGTTGATCGAGGCCCACGCCGGGCCGCGGGAGGACCCATGA
- a CDS encoding antibiotic ABC transporter permease, translating to MLKRIIALVKKELLALLKDKQTRFVLIGPPIIQLLVFSYAATFDLNHVPFAVYNEDPGSAARQLVARFQGSENFQEVAPITREGEIAPTLDDKRALLVLHIGPQFSRNLQLGRPADLQVLLDGRNSNTALIALNYVRDIVIAFNQKWVTEHGLPAAPAHLEVRAWFNPNLESRWFIVPGIVGLLTLVVSMMVTSLSVAREREHGTFDQLLVTPLRPLEILIGKALPGFIVGLVEASAIIVVVVYWFQIPLLGSLATLYTGLILFLLSAIGVGLMISSLSATQQQGMLGAFLFLVPAIILSGFATPIANMPELVQTITLINPMRYFMVVLRGVFLEGTPFHMLIPQFWPMALIGLVTLTLAGWLFRHRMH from the coding sequence ATGTTGAAACGGATTATCGCCCTGGTGAAGAAGGAATTACTCGCCCTGCTGAAGGACAAGCAGACCCGCTTCGTACTCATCGGTCCACCGATCATCCAGCTCCTGGTGTTCAGCTATGCCGCCACCTTCGACCTGAATCACGTACCGTTCGCCGTCTACAACGAAGACCCGGGGTCCGCCGCGCGCCAACTGGTGGCGCGCTTCCAGGGGTCGGAAAATTTCCAGGAAGTGGCACCGATCACCCGGGAAGGTGAGATCGCGCCGACCCTGGATGACAAGCGCGCGCTGCTGGTACTCCATATCGGCCCGCAGTTCAGCCGCAATCTGCAACTCGGCCGCCCCGCAGACCTGCAAGTGTTATTGGACGGGCGCAACTCCAACACCGCATTGATCGCCCTGAACTATGTGCGTGATATCGTTATCGCCTTCAACCAAAAATGGGTGACGGAACACGGCCTGCCCGCCGCCCCCGCGCACCTGGAGGTGCGCGCCTGGTTCAACCCGAACCTGGAAAGCCGGTGGTTCATCGTTCCGGGCATCGTGGGCCTGCTCACCCTGGTGGTCAGCATGATGGTGACCTCCCTCTCGGTGGCTCGGGAACGCGAGCATGGCACCTTCGATCAGCTCCTGGTAACCCCACTGCGCCCACTGGAAATCCTGATCGGGAAGGCGCTGCCCGGCTTCATCGTCGGACTCGTAGAGGCCTCGGCGATCATCGTGGTAGTGGTGTACTGGTTCCAGATCCCGCTGTTGGGCAGCCTCGCCACCCTCTACACCGGATTGATCTTGTTTCTGCTCTCGGCGATCGGCGTAGGGCTGATGATCTCATCCCTCTCCGCCACGCAACAGCAGGGGATGTTGGGGGCGTTTCTGTTCCTGGTGCCGGCCATCATCCTGTCGGGATTCGCCACCCCCATAGCCAACATGCCGGAGCTGGTCCAGACGATCACCCTGATCAATCCCATGCGCTACTTCATGGTGGTACTGCGCGGGGTATTCCTGGAAGGCACCCCGTTCCACATGTTGATCCCCCAATTCTGGCCCATGGCCCTGATCGGCTTGGTCACCCTGACCCTGGCGGGCTGGCTGTTCCGCCACCGGATGCACTGA
- a CDS encoding MFS transporter, with amino-acid sequence MRANHRFLITIAVMSATVMQVLDTTIVNVALPHMEGQLSATPDEISWVLTSYLVASGIFMPMTGYFTDRLGQKKYLLLSIFGFVVASVLSGLSVNLTQIVFFRLLQGVFGAALVPLSQSILVNTYPPEERGKAMAIWGIGVMVGPILGPTLGGYLTQVLSWRWTFFINVPVGIFSLLAAWRVVPDTERRQRSMDWTGLVLLSMAIGGLQFVLDRGNQDDWFDAHTIQIATLLSVVGFLGFAWHGLLHREKALFDLRIFKDRNFSTSSLLLAVFGLGLYGMLVLQPMLLESLLNYPTFTTGLVMAPRGVASMFSMFLVGRLINRIGPRPLITTGILLSIVGTFATTHYSLYIDPFWVIWPVMVQGLGLGMIFVPLAAVAFTTLNPRQSAEAAGIFSLVRTIGSSIGISIVTTVMTRHAQIAWNQIGGHLQPFNPALYLYLDRLQLSPGDPRAAAVLGYELGRQAQMVALVDAFTLIAWSFVCMLPLVLLLRSSGRARTANPTPALE; translated from the coding sequence ATGCGGGCTAACCACCGGTTCCTGATCACCATCGCAGTGATGTCCGCCACCGTGATGCAGGTGTTGGACACCACCATCGTCAACGTCGCGCTCCCCCACATGGAGGGACAGCTTTCCGCAACCCCCGACGAGATCAGCTGGGTACTGACCAGTTATCTGGTAGCCTCCGGCATCTTCATGCCTATGACCGGTTATTTCACGGACCGCCTGGGCCAAAAAAAATATCTGCTGCTCAGTATCTTCGGATTCGTTGTGGCCTCGGTCCTCAGCGGACTGTCTGTGAATCTTACCCAGATCGTCTTCTTCCGGCTCCTGCAGGGCGTATTCGGCGCCGCACTGGTGCCCCTGTCCCAGTCGATCCTGGTCAACACCTATCCGCCGGAGGAACGCGGCAAAGCGATGGCGATCTGGGGGATCGGGGTGATGGTGGGCCCGATCCTCGGTCCGACGCTGGGTGGCTATCTCACCCAGGTGCTGAGTTGGCGCTGGACCTTCTTCATCAACGTGCCGGTAGGCATCTTCTCGCTGCTTGCTGCTTGGCGTGTCGTGCCCGACACGGAACGACGCCAGCGCTCCATGGATTGGACCGGTTTGGTGCTGCTCTCCATGGCAATCGGCGGCCTGCAGTTCGTTCTGGACCGCGGCAACCAGGACGACTGGTTCGACGCCCATACCATACAGATCGCCACGCTCCTGAGCGTGGTCGGCTTCCTCGGATTCGCCTGGCACGGTCTCCTGCACCGGGAGAAGGCGCTCTTCGACCTGCGCATCTTCAAGGATCGAAACTTCTCGACCTCCAGCCTTCTGTTGGCGGTATTCGGACTCGGACTGTACGGGATGCTGGTACTCCAGCCCATGCTGCTGGAGTCGCTATTGAACTATCCGACGTTCACCACCGGACTGGTGATGGCCCCGCGTGGCGTGGCCAGCATGTTCAGCATGTTCCTGGTGGGCCGGCTGATCAATCGTATCGGCCCGCGGCCACTGATTACTACGGGCATCCTGCTAAGCATTGTTGGAACCTTCGCCACTACTCACTATAGCCTGTATATCGACCCGTTTTGGGTGATATGGCCGGTTATGGTGCAGGGACTAGGGCTGGGCATGATTTTCGTCCCGCTCGCCGCGGTAGCCTTCACGACCCTGAACCCCCGGCAATCCGCAGAGGCCGCCGGGATCTTCAGCCTGGTGCGTACCATCGGCTCCTCCATCGGGATCTCCATCGTCACCACGGTGATGACACGGCATGCCCAGATCGCCTGGAACCAGATCGGCGGACACCTGCAGCCCTTCAATCCCGCGCTCTACCTCTACCTGGACCGTTTGCAGCTCAGCCCGGGGGACCCGCGCGCCGCAGCGGTGCTAGGCTATGAACTCGGCCGTCAGGCCCAGATGGTGGCTCTGGTGGACGCCTTCACCCTCATCGCCTGGAGTTTCGTATGCATGCTGCCTCTGGTACTGTTGCTGCGAAGTTCAGGCCGCGCGCGGACCGCAAACCCAACCCCTGCGCTGGAATGA